In one window of Candidatus Limnocylindria bacterium DNA:
- a CDS encoding molybdenum cofactor guanylyltransferase: MSEVTGVLLAGGSSRRFPPNKLLHTYEGGPLFWRPLRALATACGEIVLVLATGAAEPQLPLLGTSVRVVRDPAADQGPLVALASALKGVTTEWALLVGGDMPDIKPALLRAMSERARASTADVVALADKDEAWPMPALFRVSAARAAAARLVEDGERRLRAIVSELNTERLDEQWWAQHDPAGSWRRDIDRPTDIR; encoded by the coding sequence GTGAGTGAGGTCACCGGTGTCCTGCTCGCGGGCGGCAGCTCGCGGCGCTTCCCGCCGAACAAGCTCCTCCACACCTATGAAGGCGGGCCGCTCTTCTGGCGCCCGCTTCGCGCGCTCGCGACCGCGTGCGGCGAGATCGTCCTCGTGCTCGCGACCGGCGCGGCCGAGCCGCAGCTGCCGTTGCTCGGGACATCCGTCCGCGTCGTCCGCGATCCCGCCGCGGATCAAGGTCCGCTCGTCGCCCTGGCCTCGGCTCTTAAAGGAGTGACGACCGAGTGGGCACTGCTCGTCGGTGGCGACATGCCCGATATCAAACCCGCCCTGCTGCGCGCGATGTCCGAGCGCGCGCGTGCGAGCACGGCCGACGTGGTCGCGCTCGCCGATAAGGACGAGGCATGGCCGATGCCCGCGCTCTTCCGCGTCTCCGCGGCCCGCGCCGCCGCAGCGCGTCTCGTCGAGGACGGCGAGCGCCGCCTCCGCGCGATCGTGAGCGAGCTGAACACCGAACGGCTCGATGAGCAGTGGTGGGCGCAGCACGATCCCGCAGGGTCGTGGCGACGCGACATCGACCGTCCCACCGATATCCGGTAA
- a CDS encoding FdhF/YdeP family oxidoreductase: protein MKPRLWAGLAPFGVGRTKPHHYLEMARAAWENRHAPLYAWRILSRGVCDGCALGVSGFRDWTIEGIHLCTTRLSLLSLNTMRAMDPDALADVAALRKRSGAELRGLGRLAYPMLRRRGEPGFRRVSWDIALDLVAARVRASKPDRIGFYLTARGITNEVYYVAQKVARFLGTNNIDNAARICHAPSTGALKRTIGVAATTCSYTDVLKADLVVLVGSDVANAQPVFMKYLDIARRRGTKVAVINPLREPGLERYWVPSSPESALFGTKITDEFFAPHTGGDVAFLNGVLKVLIEENGIDESFVRDHTTGFDELRRSLARTSFADYARWSGASLADMRRFAKMYAKADATVFVWSMGMTQHSCGTDNVLALINVALARGNVGRPGAGLMPVRGHSGVQGGAEMGAYATVFPGGVSITAESARELERAYGFPIRSERGLSAAEMVEAGGRGAIDVLYSSGGNFLETLPDPDAVRSALERVPLRVHQDIVVSSQMLVDGEDVVLLPAMTRYEQPGGGTETTTERRVLFSPEIPGPRVGEARAEWEIFVDLARRVDPQNARMVTFSTAQQIRDEIARVVRVYDGIQHFTRSGDQFQWGGERLCDGWRFPTPDGRARFIPVAPQELAVADGRFFLSTRRGKQFNTMVFKERDPLTGAGRDALFMSSDDVGELGLRDGDAVSVRSETGEVAARVHVAPIRPRNVQMFFPEANPLIAAGRRDEVALVPDYNAVVEVRRA, encoded by the coding sequence ATGAAGCCGCGCCTCTGGGCCGGCCTCGCGCCGTTCGGCGTCGGACGCACGAAGCCGCACCACTATCTTGAGATGGCGCGCGCGGCGTGGGAGAACCGCCACGCGCCGCTCTACGCCTGGCGGATCCTCTCGCGGGGCGTGTGCGACGGCTGCGCGCTGGGCGTCAGCGGCTTCCGCGACTGGACGATCGAGGGCATCCATCTCTGCACGACACGCCTCTCGCTCCTCTCGCTCAACACGATGCGCGCGATGGATCCCGACGCGCTCGCCGACGTCGCCGCGCTACGAAAGCGGAGCGGCGCCGAGCTGCGGGGGCTCGGCCGCCTCGCATACCCGATGCTCCGCCGCCGCGGCGAGCCCGGCTTCCGCCGCGTCTCGTGGGACATCGCGCTCGACCTCGTCGCGGCGCGAGTGCGCGCGAGCAAGCCGGACCGCATCGGCTTCTACCTCACGGCTCGCGGGATCACGAACGAGGTCTATTACGTCGCGCAGAAGGTCGCGCGCTTCCTCGGCACGAACAACATCGACAACGCCGCGCGGATCTGCCACGCGCCCTCGACCGGCGCGCTGAAGCGCACGATCGGCGTCGCCGCGACGACCTGCTCGTACACCGATGTGCTCAAGGCGGATCTCGTCGTCCTCGTCGGCTCGGATGTCGCGAACGCGCAGCCCGTGTTCATGAAGTACCTCGACATCGCGCGCCGACGTGGAACCAAGGTCGCGGTCATCAATCCGCTGCGCGAGCCCGGCCTCGAGCGCTACTGGGTGCCGTCGTCACCGGAGAGCGCGTTATTCGGGACGAAGATCACCGACGAGTTCTTCGCACCGCACACCGGCGGCGACGTCGCGTTCCTCAACGGCGTGCTCAAGGTGCTCATCGAGGAAAACGGCATCGACGAGAGCTTCGTCCGCGACCACACGACCGGCTTCGACGAGCTGCGCCGTTCTCTCGCGCGCACGTCGTTCGCGGACTATGCCCGCTGGAGCGGCGCGTCGCTCGCTGACATGCGGCGCTTCGCGAAGATGTACGCGAAGGCGGATGCGACGGTGTTCGTCTGGTCGATGGGCATGACGCAGCACTCTTGCGGCACCGACAACGTCCTCGCGCTCATCAACGTCGCACTCGCGCGCGGCAATGTCGGGCGGCCCGGCGCCGGGTTGATGCCGGTGCGCGGACACTCCGGCGTACAGGGCGGTGCGGAGATGGGCGCGTACGCGACGGTCTTCCCGGGCGGCGTGTCGATAACGGCCGAGTCAGCGCGCGAGCTCGAGCGCGCGTACGGCTTCCCGATCCGGAGCGAGCGCGGGCTATCGGCGGCGGAAATGGTCGAAGCCGGCGGCCGCGGTGCGATCGATGTCCTCTATTCGAGTGGCGGCAACTTCCTCGAGACGCTGCCCGACCCCGACGCCGTCCGCAGCGCGCTCGAGCGCGTGCCGCTTCGCGTGCACCAGGACATCGTCGTCTCGTCACAGATGCTCGTCGACGGCGAGGACGTCGTGCTGCTCCCAGCGATGACCCGCTACGAGCAGCCCGGCGGCGGCACCGAGACGACGACCGAGCGGCGCGTCCTCTTCAGCCCGGAGATACCGGGACCGCGCGTCGGCGAGGCGCGCGCGGAGTGGGAGATCTTCGTCGACCTTGCGCGCCGCGTCGATCCGCAGAATGCACGCATGGTCACGTTCTCGACCGCGCAGCAGATCCGCGACGAGATCGCGCGCGTCGTCCGCGTCTACGACGGCATCCAGCACTTCACGAGGAGCGGCGACCAGTTCCAGTGGGGTGGGGAACGCCTCTGCGACGGCTGGCGCTTCCCGACGCCGGACGGCCGCGCGCGCTTCATCCCGGTCGCGCCGCAGGAGCTGGCGGTCGCCGACGGGCGCTTCTTTCTATCGACGCGCCGCGGCAAGCAGTTCAACACGATGGTGTTCAAGGAGCGCGACCCGCTGACGGGTGCCGGGCGCGACGCGCTGTTCATGTCCAGCGACGACGTTGGCGAGCTCGGTCTCCGCGATGGGGATGCCGTGAGCGTGCGATCGGAAACGGGCGAGGTGGCTGCGCGCGTGCATGTCGCGCCGATCCGGCCTCGCAATGTCCAGATGTTCTTCCCCGAGGCGAACCCGCTCATCGCGGCCGGTCGTCGCGACGAGGTCGCGCTCGTGCCCGACTACAACGCCGTGGTCGAGGTGCGCCGCGCGTGA
- a CDS encoding MaoC family dehydratase, which yields MPTSSDGARRRSRPRVDIKVGDTARRSMLVTDEQIELFARLSGDRNPLHFDEDFARKTKFGRRVVHGGVTSAILNALVAEDVPGPGSVFMEQHLKYTAPVHPGDTITADLVVLKAREDKPVYTVAVKVTRQDGVSVLEGECVVYVMRTQG from the coding sequence GTGCCGACATCAAGCGACGGAGCAAGAAGGAGAAGTAGGCCCCGCGTAGACATCAAGGTCGGCGACACGGCGCGACGCTCGATGCTCGTGACCGACGAGCAGATCGAGCTGTTCGCGCGGCTCTCCGGTGACCGCAACCCGCTCCATTTCGACGAGGACTTCGCGCGCAAGACGAAGTTCGGCCGGCGGGTCGTCCACGGCGGCGTGACCAGCGCGATCCTGAACGCGCTCGTGGCGGAGGACGTGCCGGGACCGGGCAGCGTCTTCATGGAGCAGCACCTGAAATACACCGCGCCGGTGCATCCCGGCGACACGATCACCGCCGACCTCGTCGTACTGAAGGCGCGCGAGGACAAGCCCGTCTACACCGTGGCGGTCAAGGTCACGCGGCAAGACGGGGTCTCGGTGCTCGAGGGCGAGTGCGTCGTCTACGTCATGCGGACGCAGGGTTGA
- a CDS encoding ADP-ribosylglycohydrolase family protein: MRGCGALLGLAIGDALGTTNEFEKLAAPPFPELATEHLTEIVGGGPFGLRAGQVTDDTQMACCLYGSLSTLGHFDASDVAARYVRWSEVAFDIGAQTRSSLSVVAKGEAPLEAGRIVWLKSGSQAAGNGSLMRTAPIGAFLAASEHERRIAALDDSAITHFDPRCRLACAAFNAAVAAGVLGAADPTVLWQAAWDELPVAAELLGGQYDDELDLAVAALQADLRAATQNDPELYTSELHLHRHQGFVRVAFRLAFWELLHRLTFRDAVLDATNRGGDADTNAAIVGALIGSRVGTEGIPSAWRKTVLDCKPSGPAVWSTTYHPQIFGC; encoded by the coding sequence TTGAGGGGCTGCGGAGCGCTCCTGGGCCTCGCCATCGGTGACGCGCTGGGCACCACGAATGAATTCGAGAAGCTGGCCGCGCCGCCCTTTCCCGAGCTCGCCACCGAGCATCTGACCGAGATCGTCGGCGGCGGACCGTTCGGCTTGAGAGCCGGCCAGGTCACGGATGACACGCAGATGGCCTGCTGCCTCTACGGAAGCCTGTCGACACTCGGTCACTTCGACGCGAGCGACGTGGCCGCGCGCTACGTCAGATGGTCCGAGGTGGCGTTCGACATCGGTGCGCAAACGCGCAGCTCGCTCTCGGTCGTCGCGAAAGGCGAGGCTCCGTTGGAGGCAGGCAGGATCGTGTGGCTCAAGTCTGGATCTCAGGCTGCCGGGAACGGTTCACTGATGCGGACCGCGCCGATCGGAGCCTTCCTCGCCGCGTCGGAGCACGAGCGGCGGATCGCGGCACTCGACGACTCCGCGATCACGCACTTTGATCCTCGCTGCCGCCTCGCCTGCGCCGCTTTCAACGCCGCCGTCGCGGCGGGTGTCCTGGGCGCGGCCGACCCGACGGTGCTGTGGCAGGCCGCATGGGACGAGCTGCCGGTCGCTGCGGAGCTTCTGGGCGGACAGTACGACGACGAGTTGGACTTGGCGGTCGCCGCGTTGCAGGCCGATCTTCGCGCGGCAACGCAGAACGACCCGGAGCTCTACACGTCCGAGCTTCACCTCCACAGGCATCAAGGCTTCGTCCGCGTCGCGTTTCGGCTGGCGTTCTGGGAGCTCCTTCATCGGCTGACGTTCCGTGATGCTGTCCTCGACGCGACGAACCGGGGCGGAGATGCGGATACGAACGCGGCGATCGTCGGAGCCCTGATCGGTAGTCGTGTCGGCACCGAAGGGATCCCGAGCGCGTGGCGGAAGACGGTGCTTGACTGCAAACCGAGCGGTCCTGCGGTCTGGTCGACGACGTATCACCCGCAAATCTTCGGTTGCTGA
- a CDS encoding aminoglycoside phosphotransferase family protein, with protein sequence MDREVTLVLVRSDDTTVGALPSFTVGTRWWPDVADVVEACRAIYGVDVTILRLLDAQPATPRGGMGGKVTYTAEFNGVLPAATRPWTSPLPDDPLRARWARPGGPAHDLAWADEQLIAVGRPRLRPAIQMKTWNLSSIWRLPTSDGDVWFKAVPPFFAHEGAVIHALAAPTLPPLVAFDDLGRTLLEDVPGEVQFRAPPERHAAMIDALVELQAGTLDRIGELLAAGAPDWRAAPFALAAADVVERGGVGLDTDQRRILDRLVASLDDRFSALAECGIPDTFVHGDFHTGNVRWTDAGPVIFDWGDCGIGNPLFDLPAFDRNLAAEHRPAARARWIEQWTLKAPGSDAARAVALIAPIAAVRLAVIYQVFLDGIERTEQIYHEDDVAAQLRVAARLAIEERPS encoded by the coding sequence ATGGACCGCGAAGTCACTCTCGTGCTCGTGCGGTCAGATGACACGACCGTTGGCGCACTGCCGAGCTTCACCGTCGGCACGCGGTGGTGGCCGGACGTGGCCGACGTCGTTGAGGCGTGCCGCGCTATCTACGGCGTCGACGTCACGATCCTCCGTCTTCTCGATGCCCAGCCCGCGACGCCGCGAGGCGGGATGGGCGGCAAGGTGACCTACACCGCGGAGTTCAACGGTGTTCTGCCCGCGGCAACGAGACCATGGACAAGCCCATTACCTGACGACCCGTTGCGGGCACGTTGGGCGCGGCCCGGCGGACCAGCACATGACCTGGCGTGGGCGGACGAGCAGCTGATCGCCGTTGGTCGCCCACGACTGCGGCCCGCCATACAGATGAAGACCTGGAACCTCTCGAGCATCTGGCGTCTTCCGACGTCCGACGGTGACGTGTGGTTCAAGGCGGTCCCCCCGTTCTTCGCGCACGAGGGAGCGGTGATCCATGCGCTGGCGGCTCCGACGCTGCCACCGCTCGTGGCCTTCGACGATCTCGGTCGCACGCTCCTCGAAGACGTGCCCGGCGAAGTTCAGTTTCGGGCACCGCCCGAGCGCCATGCGGCGATGATCGACGCGCTCGTCGAGCTCCAGGCGGGGACCCTCGATCGGATCGGCGAGCTACTCGCGGCTGGCGCACCCGATTGGCGCGCGGCACCGTTCGCCCTCGCGGCCGCCGACGTGGTGGAGCGCGGAGGCGTTGGACTCGACACCGACCAGCGGCGCATCCTCGACCGGCTCGTCGCGAGTCTCGATGATCGTTTCAGCGCGCTGGCCGAGTGCGGCATTCCGGACACCTTCGTCCACGGCGACTTCCACACCGGCAACGTGCGCTGGACCGACGCGGGGCCCGTCATCTTCGACTGGGGCGACTGCGGCATCGGCAACCCGTTATTCGATCTGCCGGCCTTTGACCGCAACCTTGCCGCCGAACACCGTCCGGCCGCTCGAGCTCGCTGGATCGAGCAGTGGACCCTCAAGGCTCCGGGCAGCGATGCGGCGCGAGCCGTTGCGCTCATTGCGCCGATTGCCGCCGTCAGGTTGGCCGTGATCTACCAGGTCTTCCTCGACGGTATCGAGCGGACGGAACAGATTTACCACGAAGACGATGTCGCGGCGCAGCTGCGCGTGGCAGCACGGCTCGCGATCGAGGAGCGACCCTCGTAG